A stretch of the Verrucomicrobiia bacterium genome encodes the following:
- a CDS encoding Minf_1886 family protein, with product MQEISFERALDVLRAKDPRYEREAYLFVREALDHTQQAIRNHGRKSLRHVTGQELLGGIREFGLKQFGPMTMMLFEEWGIRSCEDFGEIVFNLVETGVLAKTPQDSRADFAGGYNFFEAFRKPYLPKAKPARFATAAAPLWDK from the coding sequence ATGCAAGAGATAAGTTTTGAACGAGCGCTGGATGTCCTCCGGGCAAAGGACCCCCGTTACGAGCGCGAGGCCTACTTGTTTGTGCGCGAGGCCTTGGACCATACCCAGCAGGCTATCCGCAACCACGGACGCAAATCCCTCCGCCACGTGACCGGCCAGGAATTGCTCGGCGGCATCCGTGAGTTTGGCCTCAAACAGTTCGGGCCGATGACCATGATGCTCTTTGAGGAATGGGGGATTCGTTCTTGCGAGGATTTTGGAGAGATAGTTTTTAACCTGGTTGAAACGGGTGTTTTGGCCAAAACACCCCAGGACAGCCGGGCGGATTTTGCCGGTGGTTACAACTTTTTTGAAGCCTTCCGCAAACCTTATTTGCCGAAAGCCAAGCCCGCCAGGTTCGCCACTGCTGCGGCCCCGCTGTGGGACAAGTGA
- a CDS encoding antitoxin VapB family protein has product MGKTITIDDDAYKLLSALKRRPGDSFTKVILRHLNRPADTGGELLEAMEKLPPPDVDLAMLKRIERERGKRSSGRK; this is encoded by the coding sequence ATGGGAAAAACCATCACCATAGACGATGATGCCTACAAGCTGCTTTCCGCGTTGAAGCGTCGCCCCGGTGATTCCTTTACAAAAGTCATCTTGCGCCACCTCAACCGGCCTGCAGACACAGGCGGCGAATTGTTGGAGGCGATGGAAAAGCTTCCGCCCCCGGACGTGGACCTGGCCATGCTCAAGCGCATCGAACGGGAACGAGGCAAACGGTCCAGCGGCCGCAAATGA
- a CDS encoding pitrilysin family protein, translating to MSTDLLSTTATAPRNGSGIPPLPPGVKLWTLDNGLTIIVREDHSAPVVSAQAWCMTGSVHEGKWLGAGLSHVLEHMLFKGTTTRPGSRIDQEVQEAGGYMNAYTSFDRTVYHIDVPNTGAKVAIDILCDIMQNASLPPEEMEKEKQVILREMDMNVDDPGRRASRRLFETAYTRSPYRLTIIGYPDIFHELKPEDILNYYREKYAPNNVFFVVAGDARPEEVVGQIRASYAKSKARAIPPVVLPDEPKQMAPREVIEEAPIQLGYCHLAWHIPELRHADVPLLDVLAVLLGNGRSSRLYQQVRERKGLAHSVDSWTYNPGEIGLFGLSATMDADKFPGAREAMLEEVERMKETPVPAEELTKAVKQFVSATLAARKTMQGQAQDLGANWLAANDLNFSERYLAAVQSATPTELQRVARKYLTAENRTVYALLPLGATPKIAAETETSLEHPIQKFEFANGLRLLVKEDHRLPFVEFRTVFKGGALAERADTSGVTQLMSKMLLKGTARRSAEEIAREIESVGGHIETYGANNSFGINAEVLSQDFSTGLDLVADVLLHPSFPGAALERERDAQLALIRAQKDQLLQSAFKAMRRALFGESGYGLDSLGSETTVPGFAAADLRAFHQRLAVPGNCVLAIYGDVNTDRVRGAVEKAFGNWTSTTGESTRPTPVQTSVLDSIKRVIETRDKKQAVLVIGYRGASLHDPDRYALELLQEACSDLGSRLFLRIREQLGLAYYVGAQNFLGLIPGYFAFYAGTEPEKASLVESELLAESELLRASGLSREELERAKAKIIGQKKIARQDLGGFAMATALDELYGLGYVHSDQEDALYEAVTLDQVKAVALKYLRADALVISVLKPEAN from the coding sequence ATGTCCACTGACTTGCTTTCGACAACTGCAACCGCCCCGCGCAATGGCAGCGGCATCCCCCCATTGCCGCCTGGGGTTAAGCTTTGGACGCTGGACAATGGGCTGACAATCATCGTGCGGGAGGACCACAGCGCGCCGGTGGTCTCGGCCCAGGCCTGGTGCATGACCGGCAGCGTTCATGAAGGCAAATGGCTCGGCGCCGGCCTCTCGCATGTCTTGGAACACATGCTTTTTAAAGGCACCACGACGCGGCCAGGCAGCCGAATTGACCAGGAAGTCCAGGAAGCGGGCGGCTACATGAACGCCTACACCTCGTTTGATCGAACCGTCTATCACATCGATGTCCCTAACACCGGGGCCAAGGTAGCCATCGACATCCTTTGCGACATCATGCAGAACGCGTCGCTGCCTCCAGAAGAGATGGAAAAGGAAAAGCAGGTTATCCTCCGCGAGATGGACATGAACGTCGATGACCCTGGACGTCGCGCCAGCCGCCGCCTCTTCGAGACCGCCTACACCCGAAGTCCTTACCGGCTTACCATCATTGGCTATCCGGATATCTTCCACGAACTCAAGCCGGAGGACATTTTGAATTATTACCGGGAGAAGTACGCGCCGAACAATGTCTTTTTTGTAGTCGCGGGAGACGCGCGCCCGGAGGAAGTGGTTGGGCAAATCCGCGCGTCGTATGCGAAATCCAAAGCCCGGGCGATTCCACCCGTGGTGCTGCCGGATGAACCGAAGCAAATGGCCCCGCGTGAGGTGATTGAAGAGGCCCCCATTCAACTGGGCTATTGCCACCTGGCCTGGCATATCCCCGAGTTGCGCCACGCCGACGTGCCGTTGCTGGATGTGCTGGCCGTGCTGCTGGGCAATGGGCGCAGTTCGCGTCTCTATCAGCAAGTGCGCGAGCGCAAGGGCCTGGCGCACTCGGTGGATTCCTGGACCTATAATCCCGGCGAGATCGGCCTGTTTGGCCTCAGCGCCACCATGGACGCCGATAAATTCCCCGGGGCGCGCGAGGCGATGCTCGAAGAGGTTGAACGGATGAAGGAAACCCCCGTGCCAGCGGAGGAACTAACAAAAGCGGTCAAGCAGTTCGTCTCGGCCACGCTCGCGGCGCGCAAGACCATGCAAGGCCAGGCCCAGGACCTGGGCGCAAATTGGCTGGCGGCAAACGACCTGAATTTTTCCGAGCGTTACCTGGCGGCTGTTCAGTCGGCTACTCCAACTGAGTTGCAACGGGTGGCTCGCAAATATCTCACAGCGGAAAACCGGACGGTTTACGCCTTGCTGCCGCTTGGCGCGACGCCCAAAATCGCGGCTGAGACGGAGACCTCACTCGAACACCCCATTCAAAAATTCGAGTTTGCCAATGGCCTGCGTTTGCTGGTCAAAGAAGACCACCGTCTGCCGTTTGTGGAATTCCGGACTGTTTTCAAAGGCGGGGCCCTGGCGGAAAGGGCGGACACCAGCGGGGTGACGCAATTGATGAGCAAGATGCTGCTCAAGGGGACCGCGCGGAGGTCTGCCGAGGAAATCGCGCGGGAGATTGAGTCGGTTGGGGGTCACATCGAAACCTATGGGGCAAATAACAGCTTCGGCATCAATGCGGAAGTCCTCAGCCAGGATTTCTCGACCGGACTCGATTTGGTGGCGGATGTTCTGCTGCATCCCTCCTTCCCAGGGGCAGCGCTCGAGCGCGAGCGCGATGCCCAATTGGCTCTCATCCGCGCCCAGAAAGATCAGTTGCTCCAAAGCGCGTTCAAGGCGATGCGGCGCGCGCTTTTTGGCGAGAGCGGTTATGGATTGGACTCGCTGGGCTCCGAAACCACCGTGCCAGGGTTTGCCGCAGCCGACCTGCGAGCCTTCCATCAGAGGCTGGCAGTGCCAGGTAATTGCGTGCTGGCCATCTACGGCGACGTGAATACCGATCGGGTGCGGGGCGCAGTCGAAAAGGCTTTCGGCAATTGGACCTCCACTACGGGGGAATCCACGCGCCCCACTCCGGTTCAAACGTCCGTGCTTGATTCCATCAAGCGTGTGATTGAAACGCGCGATAAGAAGCAAGCGGTCCTTGTCATCGGCTACAGGGGAGCCAGCCTGCACGATCCGGACCGTTACGCCCTTGAACTGTTGCAAGAGGCCTGTAGCGATCTTGGCTCGCGCCTTTTCCTGCGGATTCGCGAGCAGCTCGGCCTGGCGTATTATGTCGGCGCCCAGAATTTTCTGGGCTTAATCCCGGGATATTTTGCGTTCTATGCCGGAACGGAGCCGGAGAAGGCCAGCCTCGTCGAGAGCGAGTTGCTGGCTGAATCGGAGCTTTTGCGCGCCTCCGGATTGTCCAGGGAAGAACTCGAGCGGGCCAAAGCCAAGATTATCGGCCAGAAGAAAATTGCGCGCCAGGACCTGGGAGGGTTTGCCATGGCGACCGCTTTGGACGAACTCTATGGGCTGGGTTACGTTCACAGCGATCAGGAAGATGCATTATATGAGGCGGTCACGCTCGACCAGGTCAAAGCCGTGGCCCTAAAGTACCTCAGAGCGGATGCGCTGGTGATTAGCGTCCTCAAGCCTGAAGCGAACTGA
- a CDS encoding type II toxin-antitoxin system VapC family toxin: MIADTTFLVHVLAEQRSRRRGPATVFLAGNRNVVRTSIISLAEVAVSFLTTERAWEYFMMSRWSVYRLHDGIAKAAADLERELRNRGRLGENDNWIAGFCRYDREPVISLDQAFDRVPGLRRISY, translated from the coding sequence ATGATCGCCGATACGACCTTTTTGGTCCACGTGCTGGCCGAGCAGCGATCGAGACGGCGCGGTCCGGCCACTGTTTTTCTGGCAGGCAATCGAAATGTGGTGCGTACCTCCATTATCAGCCTTGCCGAGGTAGCCGTTTCCTTTCTGACAACCGAACGGGCTTGGGAATATTTCATGATGAGCCGCTGGAGCGTTTACAGGCTGCATGACGGGATTGCAAAAGCGGCGGCTGACTTGGAAAGGGAGCTTAGAAACCGGGGACGGCTGGGGGAGAACGACAACTGGATTGCCGGCTTTTGCCGCTACGATCGAGAGCCGGTCATCAGCCTGGACCAAGCATTCGACCGTGTCCCTGGACTGCGAAGAATCTCTTATTAG